The following coding sequences are from one Leptospira mayottensis 200901116 window:
- a CDS encoding Ig-like domain-containing protein — translation MKISVKILFSFSIFMLGSLGCVQGNGNSGIPFLAYLDFGSRIPNTNSFNVFQISPGPNVTGVSLNTSIQVGFSQKLDSSSIQSQSVQLTQGNAVIAGSLTSTEKTLLFNPTSALAASKVYTVRVSKSIKSEEGSSLSEDYVWNFTTGAIVDAIAPDLSLRTPAINATLVPNNTSVQVALTETMDCTSVNAGTLTLKNTVTTFYEAGNVACVGSVITFTPTAALVSNTAYRVDLFSTAKDLANNTLANSYNWNFTTGPGPDLVPPTVSFISPAPNALNVPINSAVSIAFSEPIDCTTIAGNIVLDDNPLLPGTVNVGVACTGTTATLTPAANLATNTVYTVIFSNAVTDLQNNGLNPVPVPTTFTTVAAPVLDTTAPTVTSKVPTALATGVGLNINPMVVFSEPMNCGSVTTASFKLKETLAPPGTYLNGTVQCLGTSATWTPDNPLTANTQYTVEVTAGALDPSNNALNPPVGPLNLWNFTTGSGPDITRPNVVLVTPGNGALGVPTNSGGSIAFSEAMDCATITGGGGGIVFDDDAAFGSPIAIIINCNGNTATFSSAALAFSTPYYVKIKNTVTDTFANSMNADYTWSFTTGIAADSTAPQISLSTPSSGATGIPTNAAITVAFNESINCSTLNLTVNNGINGTTTCSGSSATFTPDDPPGPLQGLNASTTYTVTVAAGLKDIAGNTMAGSNWSFTTGLAPDNTPPTVTIQNLRDKSTVESGFVIGTAADARGIAKVEVKIDSLAFTDVNVSGTTSWKYLLPTGLNTWKPNSQHQIQVRVTDTSNNVTDSAIITVRKGTNKDINGDGYVDLMTSEYGQGIVYLFYSSGTAGITIANATAASRTIVGVKADFFGKTVASGDFNGDGFADVAVGAPNTGNGKAYIFHSAGTQGINTSFYMFANTILTGNTAGEQFGASLATGDMSGDGYTDLVVGAPGYSAAKGRIYVFHSQGGAGVTTATVTVNAVMGTCTTPPSCNYFKVGANNNDQFGYTIAVGNINGGDFDDIAVGAPGNNGGVFANNGRIYIYYGTGVNLGAPNTITNTAAAAPAAGAMLGYAIAIADFDNSGFADLAAGAPLYNANAGRVEFYTSSGVGGIGDNTLGNGARMITGSTGAPDVIGSQLTARDLDLDGNADIIIGAATNPAIFLTALPLNAALNFTDKTYNITNGGGVVSMINGPGKVIATGDINGDGSPDLIISTPGDTRIYHLANTGLPIAGMPTPSNLNASSVISGSLLIGGIGGQTSLSNEFGAALY, via the coding sequence ATGAAAATATCCGTTAAAATTCTTTTTTCTTTTTCCATTTTTATGCTCGGGAGTTTGGGTTGCGTTCAAGGAAATGGAAATTCGGGTATTCCGTTTCTTGCATATTTGGATTTCGGCAGTCGTATTCCCAATACAAACTCATTCAATGTTTTTCAAATCTCTCCGGGACCGAATGTCACCGGTGTTTCACTCAATACCTCCATCCAAGTTGGCTTTAGTCAAAAATTGGATTCTTCCAGTATTCAATCCCAGTCGGTTCAACTCACTCAAGGAAACGCAGTTATCGCGGGAAGTTTAACTTCTACGGAAAAAACCCTTCTATTCAATCCAACTTCCGCTTTAGCGGCCTCTAAAGTTTATACAGTTCGAGTTTCAAAAAGTATAAAATCCGAGGAAGGGTCCTCTCTTTCAGAAGATTATGTTTGGAATTTTACAACCGGTGCTATCGTAGATGCGATTGCACCCGATTTATCCCTAAGAACTCCGGCCATCAATGCAACTTTAGTTCCCAATAATACGTCCGTTCAAGTGGCTCTTACGGAAACAATGGATTGCACTTCCGTCAATGCGGGAACTCTGACCTTAAAAAACACTGTAACTACTTTTTACGAAGCGGGAAATGTTGCTTGTGTAGGTTCCGTCATCACTTTTACTCCAACCGCAGCCTTAGTATCCAATACGGCTTATCGAGTAGATTTATTTTCTACTGCAAAAGACCTTGCAAACAACACACTTGCAAATAGTTATAACTGGAATTTCACAACCGGGCCAGGGCCCGATCTGGTTCCTCCGACGGTTTCTTTTATCAGTCCTGCTCCGAATGCATTAAACGTCCCGATCAACAGTGCAGTGAGCATTGCCTTTAGTGAGCCGATCGATTGTACCACCATTGCCGGTAATATCGTTCTGGATGATAATCCACTCCTACCCGGAACGGTAAACGTGGGCGTAGCTTGTACCGGTACAACGGCGACTCTTACTCCTGCAGCCAATTTAGCAACAAACACAGTTTATACCGTTATCTTTTCCAACGCAGTTACGGATTTGCAAAATAACGGACTCAATCCGGTTCCGGTTCCCACTACGTTTACAACCGTAGCGGCTCCGGTTCTGGACACTACGGCTCCCACGGTTACATCTAAAGTTCCTACCGCATTGGCAACGGGGGTAGGACTCAACATAAATCCTATGGTAGTCTTTAGCGAGCCTATGAACTGTGGTTCCGTAACTACCGCTTCTTTTAAATTGAAAGAAACGTTAGCTCCCCCGGGTACGTATTTGAACGGGACTGTACAATGTTTGGGAACTTCCGCTACTTGGACGCCGGATAACCCTCTCACTGCGAATACCCAATACACCGTAGAGGTCACTGCTGGTGCTTTGGATCCATCGAATAATGCACTCAATCCTCCCGTAGGTCCTCTGAATCTCTGGAACTTTACCACAGGATCAGGTCCTGATATAACTCGCCCCAACGTCGTTCTTGTAACACCCGGTAATGGAGCATTAGGAGTGCCTACCAATAGCGGGGGAAGTATTGCTTTTAGCGAGGCAATGGATTGTGCGACCATTACTGGAGGCGGGGGCGGTATCGTCTTTGATGATGATGCAGCCTTTGGATCTCCTATCGCTATCATTATCAATTGTAATGGAAATACGGCCACTTTTAGTTCAGCAGCATTAGCATTCAGTACACCATACTATGTAAAAATCAAAAATACGGTAACGGATACGTTCGCAAATTCCATGAATGCAGATTATACTTGGAGCTTTACCACAGGAATAGCTGCCGATAGTACTGCTCCTCAAATTTCTCTTTCTACTCCGTCATCAGGTGCGACCGGCATTCCAACCAATGCGGCGATCACCGTAGCGTTTAACGAATCCATCAATTGTTCTACTTTAAACTTGACAGTTAATAACGGAATCAACGGCACAACTACTTGTTCCGGAAGTTCCGCAACCTTTACTCCGGATGATCCTCCGGGCCCGCTCCAAGGCCTCAATGCAAGCACCACATACACTGTTACAGTAGCGGCAGGACTGAAAGATATCGCAGGCAATACAATGGCGGGATCCAATTGGAGTTTTACCACAGGGCTCGCACCGGATAATACACCACCGACTGTTACAATTCAAAACTTAAGGGACAAAAGTACCGTAGAATCCGGATTTGTGATCGGAACTGCGGCCGATGCACGTGGAATTGCGAAAGTCGAGGTTAAGATCGACTCCTTAGCTTTTACGGATGTAAACGTATCCGGAACCACATCCTGGAAATATCTACTTCCTACTGGTTTAAACACTTGGAAACCTAACTCTCAACACCAAATCCAAGTACGCGTAACGGATACTTCCAACAATGTTACAGACTCGGCAATAATTACCGTCCGAAAAGGGACAAACAAAGATATTAACGGAGATGGATACGTAGACTTGATGACCTCAGAATACGGACAAGGGATTGTTTACCTATTCTATTCTTCCGGGACGGCAGGGATTACCATTGCCAATGCCACAGCGGCTAGTCGTACTATCGTAGGAGTCAAGGCAGACTTTTTCGGAAAAACCGTAGCTTCTGGAGATTTCAATGGGGACGGATTTGCAGACGTAGCGGTAGGCGCACCTAACACAGGAAACGGCAAAGCTTATATTTTTCATTCGGCGGGAACCCAAGGAATCAACACATCTTTCTATATGTTTGCAAATACCATTCTTACGGGAAATACGGCTGGTGAGCAATTTGGCGCTTCCTTAGCAACCGGAGACATGAGCGGAGACGGATATACGGATTTAGTCGTGGGGGCACCAGGTTATAGTGCTGCCAAGGGTAGAATTTACGTATTTCATTCCCAAGGAGGAGCAGGAGTCACAACCGCAACCGTAACCGTAAATGCAGTAATGGGTACTTGTACTACTCCTCCTAGCTGTAATTACTTTAAAGTGGGGGCAAACAACAATGATCAATTTGGCTATACTATTGCCGTGGGAAATATAAATGGCGGAGATTTTGATGATATTGCAGTAGGTGCCCCAGGTAATAATGGTGGAGTGTTTGCCAATAACGGCAGAATCTATATTTATTATGGTACCGGTGTAAATTTGGGAGCGCCCAATACTATTACTAATACTGCTGCTGCTGCTCCTGCTGCCGGTGCTATGCTGGGCTACGCAATTGCAATTGCCGATTTCGACAACAGTGGGTTTGCTGATTTAGCCGCGGGGGCTCCTCTGTACAACGCTAACGCGGGTAGAGTTGAGTTTTATACTTCTTCTGGCGTGGGAGGTATAGGCGACAATACTTTAGGGAATGGAGCTCGTATGATTACTGGTTCAACGGGAGCACCTGATGTTATTGGTTCTCAATTGACAGCGAGAGATTTGGATTTGGATGGAAACGCAGATATAATAATCGGGGCGGCCACTAACCCCGCCATTTTCCTCACTGCTTTACCGCTAAATGCCGCCTTAAACTTTACCGACAAAACTTATAACATAACAAACGGTGGCGGAGTAGTGTCCATGATCAATGGACCTGGTAAAGTCATTGCCACTGGTGATATCAACGGAGACGGTTCTCCGGATCTTATCATCTCAACTCCAGGCGACACTCGTATTTATCATCTTGCAAATACCGGTCTCCCGATTGCTGGCATGCCTACACCTAGTAATCTAAATGCCTCCTCTGTTATTTCAGGTTCTCTCCTGATAGGAGGAATCGGAGGGCAAACATCTCTCAGTAACGAATTTGGAGCTGCTCTCTATTGA
- a CDS encoding GNAT family N-acetyltransferase codes for MPKSKTNSGKFQIANLLPEHREAAIELVNQFFRLVNSLTLDGVFKIRPRAGTKIIDVYLKLRGTGKVLLLGGFLGEELVSLLIARTEDKPYLEEQKILFIDLAVTKRGKQKAGYMKPLVLACESWAKDQSFQSIELRAIVENENAVSFWKAMGYHPFYIRFRKSVKDL; via the coding sequence ATGCCAAAATCCAAAACGAACTCAGGAAAATTTCAAATCGCCAATCTACTTCCGGAACACAGAGAAGCGGCAATCGAACTTGTAAATCAATTCTTTCGTCTCGTGAACTCTCTCACATTAGACGGAGTATTCAAAATTCGTCCCCGTGCAGGAACCAAGATAATTGACGTTTATCTAAAACTGAGAGGCACAGGAAAGGTACTGCTTCTTGGGGGTTTTTTGGGAGAAGAACTCGTATCCCTTCTAATTGCCAGAACCGAAGACAAACCTTATCTTGAAGAACAGAAAATACTTTTCATCGACCTGGCCGTCACCAAACGTGGAAAACAAAAAGCGGGATACATGAAACCTCTAGTACTTGCTTGCGAATCCTGGGCAAAAGATCAGTCGTTCCAGAGTATAGAACTGAGAGCGATTGTTGAGAACGAAAACGCAGTTTCGTTCTGGAAGGCGATGGGTTATCATCCTTTTTATATTCGTTTTAGGAAATCGGTTAAGGATCTGTAA
- the omp85 gene encoding Omp85 family outer membrane protein, translating into MHRLFYSFWIWFGLWIISGNFLPIFGEELRNLPEARIPLDEGKKLEPGELAEKKEGWYVTAVPLLSSDPVRGQGGGIRASLFFNGKKTDLYYEYEAYRSKLTFQLFQTNEGVKNHFIQFDSPYILNTAFRWKSSLGLDFNPNSQYFGIGESSLEPLSYRPRSLPGIGHVTNASFDAYEASQSYIRPSRTGPEMVSDQGYNQYLFNSTTFFNSIDYTFWKAWKWVIANEISRNIIGHSDGIWNPSKDPYLAGSIWSTSVPNGESKLTEDYKAGRIIGYNGGEIIYFRVGIAYDTRDFEPDPDRGILVELNIANVSKRTGSDFDYNKIFFQTKYFYKILPDVFEELVFATRGALGYTSFGAPFSEVRYMWSLDGSMTGIGGLQTMRGYRQDRFVAPVVGFGSAELRWRFATFKISDELFTFSFVPFYDLGRVWDSEKRINFQGYKHSWGGGLRIIWNQATVILIDLAKSKEDTQMFVDFSHAF; encoded by the coding sequence ATGCATCGCCTTTTTTATAGCTTTTGGATTTGGTTCGGTTTATGGATCATATCTGGTAATTTCTTACCGATTTTTGGAGAAGAATTGAGAAATTTGCCTGAAGCACGAATTCCTTTGGATGAAGGAAAAAAATTGGAACCGGGCGAACTTGCTGAGAAAAAAGAAGGTTGGTATGTGACAGCGGTTCCTCTTTTGAGTTCGGATCCTGTGAGAGGCCAGGGGGGAGGAATTCGTGCGAGTTTATTTTTCAACGGAAAAAAAACCGATTTGTACTATGAATACGAAGCGTATCGAAGCAAACTTACATTTCAATTGTTTCAAACCAACGAAGGGGTAAAAAATCACTTTATCCAGTTCGATTCTCCCTATATTTTAAATACCGCATTTCGATGGAAGAGTAGCCTTGGACTGGATTTCAATCCGAATTCTCAATATTTTGGAATTGGGGAATCTTCTCTTGAACCTCTTTCTTATCGTCCTAGAAGTCTTCCGGGAATCGGTCACGTAACCAATGCCAGTTTTGATGCTTATGAGGCATCTCAATCTTACATTCGTCCTTCTCGGACCGGGCCGGAAATGGTCAGCGATCAGGGATACAATCAGTATTTGTTTAACTCGACGACTTTCTTTAACAGCATCGATTACACTTTCTGGAAGGCTTGGAAATGGGTAATCGCAAACGAAATTTCAAGGAATATCATCGGTCATTCCGACGGAATTTGGAATCCGTCCAAGGATCCGTATTTAGCTGGTAGTATCTGGAGTACATCGGTTCCAAACGGTGAATCAAAGCTGACGGAAGACTATAAGGCCGGTAGAATTATAGGATATAACGGAGGAGAGATCATTTATTTCAGAGTGGGTATCGCCTACGATACTCGTGATTTCGAACCGGACCCGGACAGAGGTATATTAGTAGAGCTGAATATAGCAAACGTTTCGAAGCGCACCGGCTCTGATTTCGATTATAATAAGATTTTCTTTCAGACGAAATACTTTTATAAGATTTTGCCAGACGTTTTTGAAGAATTGGTATTTGCTACGAGGGGCGCACTCGGTTATACCTCTTTCGGAGCTCCTTTTTCAGAAGTGAGGTACATGTGGAGTTTGGACGGCTCTATGACGGGTATCGGAGGACTTCAGACAATGCGCGGTTATCGTCAAGATCGTTTTGTCGCTCCCGTGGTAGGCTTCGGAAGTGCGGAGCTTCGCTGGAGGTTTGCTACATTCAAAATCTCTGATGAACTTTTTACTTTTAGTTTTGTTCCGTTTTACGATTTAGGCCGCGTTTGGGATTCCGAAAAAAGAATCAATTTTCAAGGGTATAAGCATTCTTGGGGAGGCGGTCTTCGGATCATTTGGAATCAGGCGACGGTGATTTTGATTGACCTTGCAAAGTCGAAAGAAGATACTCAGATGTTTGTGGATTTTAGTCACGCCTTTTGA
- a CDS encoding patatin-like phospholipase family protein, whose translation MDFPHSKKKFLKLLRYFRSKTSSAFPGWKSSKEEGIVAKCLNLTQWNANVPSPHTPPGSLCLVLSGKIEETLLDSEKKDLILRELFTGDYFLFQPDKILHSGISEILYILPRDLSRIVSKLPGWKKWIEDLNKENHLFHVSKLRPSKKELMSFLSSVELLFHLSKATLSNLESRMEWLVIPGGKILLKQGGIGDSMYILVSGRLSWTVRSKNEEILAQGELGKGDIIGEMSLLSGDKRSATVVALRTSQVVRISREDFRMSFANSPEALFQITGTIVHRLSTERNQSYRKANSVRTVSVFPLNSIGSSEDFFYSLQNGLKNFGKSILVDYNVFIKKIGLREPNKNSEKTNVYRIRDLVNWFYDLEKNYDKLIFKTDIHNPGWRETCFRQSDRILVLIDPSKPIVLDYEEVNSMLPEEIQKELVFLIDFAFTDWKKIELILQKFPSISHSIVRRDVNADFGRLSRRLTGKSIGVALSGGGAKGFAHLGLLKCFEENDIPVDMISGTSAGAIMGGLFAMGLGSSDILPLIRNFWLDRNILGDFTFPFVSLVRGKRYSNAIHEFFKDRNIETLPIPFYAIACNLTKAERKVFDRGLLWKAVRSSTSIPGIFPPFSENGELYVDGGLLDNLPGSILKERGAGILISVDLGGGGQIDKDWMYHNLLGPQYLGEAPSFFNLLFHHLKRKSLKTKYTGFAEIMMRSLMLSSKNNQNRTRDSSDLYIELPVGGYSTFDWDQFQRLYEIGYEAGRKKVHIWKNEIKKKLNS comes from the coding sequence ATGGATTTTCCCCATTCCAAGAAAAAATTTCTGAAACTATTACGGTATTTTCGTTCAAAAACATCTTCCGCATTTCCAGGATGGAAAAGTTCTAAAGAAGAGGGGATCGTAGCAAAATGTCTGAACCTAACTCAATGGAATGCGAATGTTCCATCTCCTCATACGCCTCCCGGTTCTTTGTGTTTGGTTCTCTCCGGAAAAATCGAAGAAACCCTTTTGGATTCGGAGAAAAAGGATTTAATCCTCAGAGAATTATTTACCGGGGATTATTTTTTGTTTCAACCGGATAAAATTTTACATTCCGGAATATCTGAAATTCTTTATATACTTCCGCGCGATTTGTCTCGAATTGTTTCTAAACTTCCGGGTTGGAAAAAGTGGATCGAGGATTTAAATAAGGAAAATCATCTTTTTCACGTATCAAAATTAAGACCTTCTAAAAAGGAACTGATGTCCTTTTTGTCCTCAGTGGAACTTTTGTTTCATCTGAGCAAGGCCACTCTTTCCAATTTGGAATCCAGAATGGAATGGCTTGTGATTCCTGGTGGGAAAATCCTTCTCAAGCAAGGAGGCATTGGCGATTCGATGTACATTCTCGTTTCTGGTCGTTTGTCCTGGACCGTTCGCTCCAAGAACGAGGAAATACTCGCGCAAGGGGAACTCGGTAAAGGGGATATTATCGGTGAAATGTCCCTACTCAGCGGAGACAAAAGATCGGCGACTGTAGTTGCTTTGAGGACCAGTCAAGTCGTCCGGATTTCAAGAGAGGACTTTCGTATGAGTTTTGCAAATTCTCCGGAAGCTCTTTTTCAAATTACAGGAACCATTGTACATCGATTGAGTACAGAGAGAAATCAGTCCTATCGAAAAGCGAATTCCGTCAGAACCGTTTCTGTTTTTCCGCTAAATTCGATCGGAAGTTCGGAGGATTTTTTTTATTCTCTTCAAAACGGTCTCAAAAATTTCGGAAAATCTATATTAGTAGATTATAATGTATTTATAAAAAAGATCGGTTTGAGGGAACCCAATAAGAATTCGGAAAAAACGAACGTGTATCGAATCAGAGATCTCGTGAATTGGTTTTATGATCTTGAAAAAAATTATGATAAGCTCATATTCAAGACCGACATACACAATCCGGGTTGGAGAGAAACCTGTTTTCGTCAGTCGGATCGAATTCTCGTTTTGATCGATCCGAGCAAACCGATTGTTCTGGATTACGAGGAAGTAAATTCCATGTTACCCGAAGAAATTCAGAAGGAACTCGTGTTCTTGATCGATTTTGCCTTTACCGATTGGAAGAAGATAGAATTAATTCTACAAAAATTCCCTTCTATTTCTCATTCAATTGTACGAAGAGATGTAAATGCGGATTTCGGTAGATTGTCTAGAAGACTTACCGGTAAAAGTATTGGAGTTGCGCTTTCTGGCGGTGGTGCAAAAGGATTTGCTCATTTAGGACTTTTGAAATGTTTCGAAGAGAACGATATTCCAGTGGATATGATTTCGGGTACAAGTGCGGGGGCGATTATGGGAGGACTGTTTGCGATGGGACTCGGTTCGTCCGATATTCTTCCTTTGATCCGAAACTTTTGGTTGGATCGAAATATTCTTGGAGATTTTACGTTTCCCTTCGTTTCTCTTGTAAGGGGAAAACGGTATTCGAATGCGATTCACGAATTTTTCAAAGATAGAAATATAGAAACTCTTCCGATTCCTTTTTACGCGATTGCTTGTAACTTAACGAAGGCTGAAAGAAAAGTTTTTGACAGAGGTTTGTTGTGGAAGGCGGTAAGGTCCAGCACTTCCATTCCGGGAATTTTTCCTCCTTTTTCCGAAAACGGAGAATTGTACGTGGATGGAGGTTTACTAGATAATCTTCCTGGTTCCATTTTGAAAGAAAGAGGGGCCGGGATTTTGATCTCAGTAGATTTGGGCGGAGGAGGTCAGATCGATAAGGATTGGATGTATCATAATTTACTCGGGCCTCAGTATTTAGGAGAGGCTCCTTCCTTTTTTAATCTATTGTTTCATCATTTAAAACGGAAGAGTTTAAAAACGAAGTATACCGGATTTGCCGAAATTATGATGCGTTCCTTGATGTTGTCTAGCAAGAATAACCAGAATCGGACCCGGGACAGTTCCGACCTTTACATCGAACTTCCCGTAGGCGGGTATTCCACCTTCGATTGGGATCAGTTTCAAAGATTATACGAAATCGGATACGAGGCAGGTAGAAAAAAAGTCCATATCTGGAAAAACGAAATTAAGAAAAAACTAAATTCGTAA
- the nhaC gene encoding Na+/H+ antiporter NhaC, with protein sequence MKTTESEPGLFESFIPVIVLVMGLGYAGVVFGNGTVDGPAQMLLILSGTVASLLGIRLGVKWEFLEERILESLKNVLKPVLILLLIGSLIGVWVWSGIVPSMIVWGLKLLKPSLFLITACLLSSVVSLITGSSWSTVGTVGVALMGIGTTLGVSPGIAAGAVVSGAYFGDKLSPFSETTNLASSIAGTPLFTHIQHMLYTTLPAFCIAIVFFTWMGFDYSGSESGDQKVNEVIHLLERSFRIHPVLLFPPVLTFVLIYFKVPAIPSILAGILSGILSGIFLQHSDLDFQEVYRQVLNAASKGNMAKTGNLLTDALLTKGGMASMLPTVWLIFSAMFFAGAMEGAGLIQEITKGILRYANTDRSLLIGTILTSISANLLSSDQYLSILVPGKMFKKSYEERGLDSKNLSRALEDSGTMTSALVPWNTCGSFMAAALGVPVVVFLPYAVLNLSSPFISLICAWTGWTIRKRNGGPVSRIT encoded by the coding sequence GTGAAAACGACGGAGTCGGAACCCGGGTTATTTGAGTCTTTCATTCCGGTAATTGTTCTCGTGATGGGGCTCGGTTACGCGGGAGTTGTATTTGGTAACGGAACCGTAGATGGACCTGCACAGATGCTTTTGATTCTTTCGGGAACGGTCGCCAGTTTACTTGGAATTCGTCTCGGAGTGAAATGGGAATTTTTAGAAGAACGAATCTTAGAATCTTTGAAGAACGTTTTAAAACCAGTACTCATTCTTTTATTGATCGGCTCCTTGATAGGAGTCTGGGTCTGGTCTGGAATTGTTCCGTCCATGATCGTATGGGGATTGAAACTTCTTAAACCTTCTCTCTTTTTAATAACCGCCTGTCTTTTATCTTCTGTTGTCTCCTTGATTACTGGAAGTTCTTGGTCCACAGTTGGAACTGTTGGAGTCGCTCTCATGGGAATCGGTACCACGTTAGGAGTTTCCCCCGGAATTGCGGCGGGTGCAGTTGTATCCGGTGCCTACTTCGGTGATAAACTTTCTCCGTTTTCGGAGACTACCAACCTTGCGTCTTCGATAGCCGGAACACCGCTTTTTACGCATATTCAGCATATGTTATATACTACTTTGCCCGCTTTTTGCATTGCAATCGTATTTTTCACTTGGATGGGCTTTGATTATTCCGGATCGGAAAGTGGGGATCAGAAGGTAAACGAGGTAATTCATTTACTTGAAAGATCGTTTCGAATTCATCCGGTTTTGTTGTTTCCTCCCGTTTTGACATTCGTATTAATTTATTTTAAAGTTCCTGCAATTCCTTCCATTCTCGCAGGAATTCTATCAGGGATTTTGTCCGGAATTTTTCTGCAGCATTCCGACTTGGATTTCCAAGAAGTTTACAGACAGGTTTTAAACGCGGCTTCCAAAGGGAACATGGCGAAGACCGGAAATCTCCTTACGGATGCGCTACTTACCAAAGGGGGTATGGCTTCCATGCTTCCCACGGTTTGGTTAATTTTTTCTGCGATGTTTTTTGCGGGCGCGATGGAAGGAGCCGGATTGATCCAGGAAATCACTAAAGGAATATTAAGATATGCGAATACAGATCGATCTCTTTTGATAGGGACGATACTTACGAGTATCTCCGCGAACCTACTATCTTCGGACCAATATCTTTCGATTTTGGTTCCAGGTAAAATGTTTAAGAAGTCTTATGAGGAACGAGGTCTTGATTCTAAAAATCTTTCAAGAGCGTTGGAAGATTCCGGTACAATGACTTCCGCTTTGGTGCCTTGGAACACCTGTGGTTCTTTTATGGCGGCTGCACTCGGAGTTCCGGTAGTCGTATTTCTTCCTTACGCGGTTTTGAATCTAAGCAGTCCTTTTATCTCTCTGATTTGTGCTTGGACCGGATGGACGATCCGTAAAAGAAATGGCGGTCCTGTGTCCCGGATAACGTAG
- a CDS encoding adhesin OmpL37 family surface protein, which produces MVSRIQTILIVIILTSGQLLWAVSPDQINLGILIGENKTNLKFINICVSNLAPILDAAGTSNKNPPNNTKAEAGVSVTPDVPGKEELYKKLGALPFYTSLKKANQSDFNGNMLYFKSNYSLSFKNLRTAQGEMKDLYQSTHEQYLQNSRILLEYASPLIVRSNDKIAQHLLRLGFRDLKNSEDHFTIAYNSSPYQFRYKLLLHGEGIKIARRARKFALLAMIASKTPTEDKPEYQFVNLDDIRAAVEKENISDYEKIRNTLINYVDNDLLQRKIVPPGEAKDKPIDILEIHDDNYGIITSGRISLMDLSNEEIRTDNMIQKETLPPIPTKTQN; this is translated from the coding sequence ATGGTTTCCAGAATTCAAACAATACTGATCGTAATTATCCTCACTTCCGGACAACTGCTTTGGGCCGTATCACCGGATCAGATTAACCTCGGGATTCTGATTGGGGAGAATAAGACCAATCTTAAATTCATCAATATATGTGTAAGCAACCTTGCTCCTATTTTGGATGCCGCGGGGACTTCGAATAAAAATCCGCCTAATAATACTAAGGCGGAAGCAGGTGTCTCAGTTACGCCCGATGTTCCCGGAAAGGAAGAACTTTATAAGAAATTGGGGGCACTTCCTTTTTACACAAGTTTGAAAAAAGCGAATCAATCCGATTTTAACGGAAACATGCTTTATTTTAAGAGTAATTACAGTCTTTCCTTTAAAAATCTCCGAACGGCCCAAGGGGAGATGAAAGACCTTTATCAGTCGACTCATGAACAATATTTACAAAATTCCAGAATACTTTTGGAATATGCCTCTCCTTTGATCGTAAGGAGTAACGATAAGATTGCACAGCATTTATTGCGTCTTGGTTTTCGAGATCTGAAGAATTCTGAAGATCATTTTACGATCGCATACAATTCTTCTCCTTATCAATTCCGATATAAACTACTTTTGCACGGGGAAGGAATCAAAATTGCGAGAAGGGCGAGAAAGTTCGCGCTTCTCGCAATGATTGCGTCCAAAACTCCCACGGAAGACAAACCTGAATATCAGTTCGTGAATCTGGACGATATCAGAGCAGCAGTTGAAAAAGAAAATATTTCCGATTACGAAAAGATCAGAAATACTTTGATCAATTACGTAGACAACGATTTGCTTCAAAGAAAAATCGTACCTCCCGGAGAAGCCAAGGATAAACCGATTGATATTCTTGAAATACACGACGACAATTATGGCATTATCACTTCGGGAAGAATTTCTCTGATGGACCTAAGTAACGAAGAGATACGAACCGACAACATGATTCAAAAGGAAACTTTGCCTCCGATTCCGACAAAGACCCAAAATTAA